Proteins encoded together in one Larus michahellis chromosome 4, bLarMic1.1, whole genome shotgun sequence window:
- the LRRC10B gene encoding leucine-rich repeat-containing protein 10B — protein sequence MGSGGSTGPRLATAEGPGGVEQRLEVRGGRVPAALWGQRGLRKLYLSGAGLREVPAELGALRHLRTLALDGNELMEVPEALCRLPRLAYLYLGRNGLQALPPAFARLQSLRCLWLEGNFLARFPRALLGLPDLRSLQLGDNRLARLPAGLPRMAGLRGLWLYGNRFEEFPPVLLRMAHLRVLDLDRNRIARFPDLACLAALRLLSYDHNPVRQPPRVGDAVRLVGDGAQEFMEARQERLQSLQQQQQEEEEEEEGTEAPLAAPGDGSRLLEDGEDSLAALPGSPGET from the coding sequence ATGGGGAGCGGCGGCTCGACCGGGCCGCGCTTGGCGACGGCCGAGGGCCCGGGGGGAGTCGAGCAGCGGCTGGAGGTGCGGGGCGGGCGGGTCCCGGCGGCCCTGTGGGGTCAGCGGGGGCTGAGGAAACTCTACCTGAGCGGCGCTGGGCTGCGGGAGGTGCCGGCCGAGCTGGGGGCCTTGCGGCACCTCCGCACTTTGGCCCTGGACGGCAACGAGCTGATGGAGGTGCCCGAGGCCTTGTGCCGCCTGCCCCGCCTGGCCTACCTCTACCTGGGCCGCAACGGGCTGCAGGCCCTGCCGCCCGCCTTCGCCCGCCTGCAGAGCCTGCGCTGCCTGTGGCTGGAGGGCAACTTCCTCGCCCGCTTCCCCCGCGCCCTCCTGGGCCTGCCCGACCTCCGCAGCCTCCAGCTGGGCGACAACCGCCTGGCCCGCCTGCCCGCCGGGCTGCCCCGCATGGCCGGCCTGCGGGGGCTTTGGCTCTACGGCAACCGCTTCGAGGAGTTTCCCCCCGTCCTGCTGCGCATGGCCCACCTCCGCGTCCTCGACCTGGACCGCAACCGCATCGCCCGCTTCCCCGACCTGGCCTGCCTGGCCGCCCTGCGCCTCCTCTCCTACGACCACAACCCCGTCCGGCAGCCGCCCCGCGTCGGGGACGCCGTCCGGCTGGTGGGCGACGGGGCGCAGGAGTTCATGGAGGCGCGGCAGGAACGCCTGcagagcctccagcagcagcagcaagaggaggaggaagaggaggaaggcaccGAGGCCCCACTGGCAGCCCCTGGGGACGGTTCCCGGCTGCTGGAGGATGGGGAAGACAGCTTGGCAGCCCTGCCGGGCTCCCCAGGGGAAACATGA
- the TMEM138 gene encoding transmembrane protein 138 encodes MLQTSNYSLVLFLQFILLFYDLFVNSFSELLRTAPAVQLVLFIIQDIAILFNVIIIFLMFFNTFVFQAGLVNLLFHKFKGTILLSAAYLALSISFHVWVMNLRWRDSSRFVWTEGLQTLFVFQRLAAVLYCYFYKRTAVHLGDPLFYQDSLWLRKEFAHFRG; translated from the exons ATGCTCCAAACAAGCAACTACAGCCTGGTGCTGTTCCTGCAGTTCATCCTGCTTTTCTACGACCTCTTTGTCAACTCCTTCTCGGAGCTGCTCCGCACGGCCCCCGCCGTCCAGCTCGTCCTCTTCAT catccAGGACATCGCTATTCTCTTCAAcgtcatcatcatcttcctcatgTTCTTCAACACCTTCGTCTTCCAGGCCGGGCTGGTCAATCTTCTCTTCCACAAATTCAAGGGGACCATCCTGCTGTCGGCGGCCTACCTGGCGCTCAGCATCTCCTTCCACGTCTGGGTGATG AACCTGCGCTGGAGGGACTCCAGCCGCTTCGTGTGGACCGAAGGCCTGCAGACCCTTTTCGTTTTCCAGCGGCTGG cGGCCGTGCTCTACTGCTACTTCTACAAGAGAACCGCGGTGCACCTGGGGGACCCCCTCTTCTACCAGGACTCGCTCTGGCTCCGCAAGGAGTTTGCCCATTTCCGCGGCTGA
- the CPSF7 gene encoding cleavage and polyadenylation specificity factor subunit 7, producing the protein MSEGVDLIDIYADEEFNQDSEFSNADQMDLYDDVLAASSQPAESRTSTSEPPPEIRQEPSPKPNSKSPAILYTYSGLRNKRAAVYVGSFSWWTTDQQLIQTIRSVGVYDVVELKFAENRANGQSKGYAEVVVASENSVHKLLELLPGKILNGDKVEVRLATRQNLSQFEAQARKRVPPRAHSRDSVDSVDGRATPTENALPPARLEKPPSVLPFFNRPPAALPLMGLPPPPMPPPPPLSSGFGVPPPPPGIHYQHLMPPPPRLPPHLAVPPPGAVPPALHLNPAFFPPPNAALGPPPDTYGKAMAPYNHSSRELGPPPPPVSEVEFEEIMNRNRAISSSAISKAVSGASAGDYSDAIETLLTAIAVIKQSRVANDERCRVLLSSLKDCLHGIEAKSYSTSASSSSSRKRHRSRERSPSRSRESSRRHRDLLHSEDRHEDYFQERNREHERHRDRDRERDRHH; encoded by the exons ATGTCCGAGGGAGTGGATCTGATTGATATTTACGCTGACGAGGAATTCAACCAG GACTCTGAATTCAGTAATGCTGATCAGATGGATCTGTACGACGACGTGTTAGCAGCCAGCTCGCAACCCGCCGAAAGCCGCACCAGCACCTCGGAGCCACCCCCGGAGATCCGTCAGGAGCCGTCCCCCAAGCCCAACAGCAAATCTCCCGCCATCCTCTACACGTACAGCGGGCTGCGCAACAAGAGAGCCGCCGTCTACGTGGGCAGCTTCTCCTGG tGGACAACTGACCAGCAGCTGATCCAGACCATCCGCTCCGTTGGTGTCTACGACGTAGTGGAGCTAAAATTCGCCGAGAACCGAGCCAATGGCCAGTCGAAAGG GTACGCAGAGGTGGTGGTGGCCTCCGAGAACTCGGTCCACAAACTCCTGGAGCTCCTGCCCGGCAAAATCCTCAACGGGGATAAGGTGGAGGTGAGGCTGGCAACCCGGCAGAACCTGTCACAGTTCGAGGCGCAGGCTCGCAAAC GTGTGCCGCCGAGGGCTCACTCCCGGGACTCCGTGGACTCAGTGGATGGCCGTGCCACGCCGACGGAGAATGCCTTGCCGCCTGCCCGCTTGGAGAAACCCCCCTCTGTCCTGCCTTTTTTCAACCGcccccccgctgccctgcccctcatggggctgcccccgccgccgaTGCCGCCCCCGCCACCCCTCTCCTCCGGCTTCGGcgtccccccgcctcctcccggcaTCCACTACCAGCATCTCATGCCCCCGCCGCCTCGACTGCCCCCCCACCTGGCTGTGCCACCCCCGGGGGCTGTCCCCCCTGCCCTACACCTCAACCCTgccttcttccccccacccaaCGCGGCACTGGGTCCTCCACCGGACACCTACGGCAAGGCCATGGCCCCCTACAACCACAGCAG CCGGGAGCTCGGCCCGCCACCTCCCCCTGTGAGCGAAGTGGAGTTCGAGGAGATCATGAACAGGAACCGGGCGATCTCCAGCAGCGCCATTTCCAAGGCAGTGTCCGGCGCCAGCGCAG GCGATTACAGCGACGCCATTGAGACCCTCCTCACGGCCATCGCCGTCATCAAGCAGTCCCGCGTCGCCAACGACGAGCGGTGCCGCGTCCTCCTCTCGTCCCTCAAAGACTGTCTGCACGGCATCGAAGCCAAGTCCTACAGCACGagcgccagcagcagctcctccag gaaaaGACACCGATCTCGGGAGCGCTCTCCCAGCCGGTCCCGCGAAAGCAGCCGGCGACACCGGGACCTTCTCCACAGCGAGGATCGGCACGAAGACTATTTCCAGGAGCGGAACCGGGAGCACGAGCGACATCgggacagggacagagagagggaccGGCATCACTGA
- the SDHAF2 gene encoding succinate dehydrogenase assembly factor 2, mitochondrial isoform X1, whose amino-acid sequence MAAAWLCSLPGRALCRRVLGPVCLQRGYRGDSPKDSGKDVLEIPLPPWQERPDEPLETKRARLLYESRKRGMLENCILLSQGRAGAACVLRRRDNISPGERREKGQSSLFAKENLHRMSEQQLNLYDRLINEPSNDWDIYYWATEAKPTPAEFENDVMAMLREFAKNKKREQRLRQPDLEYLFEPSC is encoded by the exons ATGGCGGCGGCctgg ctctgctccctgcccggCCGGGCTCTGTGCCGGCGCGTTTTGGGGCCAGTGTGCCTGCAGCGTGGCTACCGTGGGGACTCCCCAAAGGACTCCGGGAAGGACGTGCTGGAGATCCCCTTGCCCCCCTGGCAGGAACGTCCCGATGAGCCGCTGGAGACCAAGAGAGCCCGGCTGCTGTACGAGAGCCGGAAAAGGGGGATGCTGGAGAACTGCATCCTGCTCAG CCAGGGACGGGCAGGGGCGGCGTGTGTGCTTCGTAGGAGAGATAACATCAGCCCCGGAGAGCGAAGGGAGAAAGGCCAGTCGAG cctctttGCGAAGGAGAACCTGCACCGCATGAGCGAGCAGCAGCTGAACCTCTACGACCGGCTCATCAACGAGCCCAGCAACGACTGGGACATTTACTACTGGGCCACAG aagCGAAGCCCACGCCGGCCGAGTTTGAGAACGACGTGATGGCCATGCTGAGGGAATTTGCCAAGAACAAGAAGAGGGAGCAGAGGCTGCGGCAGCCAGACCTGGAGTACCTCTTTGAGCCATCCTGCTGA
- the SAXO4 gene encoding LOW QUALITY PROTEIN: stabilizer of axonemal microtubules 4 (The sequence of the model RefSeq protein was modified relative to this genomic sequence to represent the inferred CDS: substituted 1 base at 1 genomic stop codon), whose amino-acid sequence MNKAVAASPAAPAALWVPGLCPSASPGAGAQGRQRHSGLALAHASSPLSPSPSSPFETLFLGTQGTRPHTRRAVACSAGGSSGASHSPDALCGVSQPSPSSSDSSLCGRDPHVSPRWLPWCHHPNVRGGRSTATPASQAGSCSGASPAMASAPPFVCPRAKLRSLPWGSPAAGLATVTPSAKAHARGSADLMNFYATSYAVAYGRGSRRPPLQPGGAHSQGXAASPPCHPGQSRFRPCLGRHTVTGYVSNNRWDMSCLLHAAEGHCQDAARSTTAEHFQPLMLPDGRSLLPRHVHQPGSGYLQASSLSCLRTGTVTPWLAVGLCAGRAGDRAGDRGAPSLPHLPPPDVLQKTTVGTKEQSGFTRATPRSDSVLPGQPLAVSVTATDYLPSVRSHGVETLPALPTGSERGSGFSREVPSCLATVGLPAVGHPLPLVSQGLRAPRVTQASLLGQQVVGRMEPSGFTTNHNQYVPPVSPAAPAQCWGGPTWTARPTGGIQPQRPSGFSTNNHPIGLGDIVGHPPSPVAPSSLGTTPPQSLGAHGKNKA is encoded by the exons ATGAATAAAGCCGTGGCTGCTAGCCCTGCCGCTCCTGCTGCCTTGTGGGTGCCGGGGCTCTGCCCTTCGGCGTCGCCGGGAGCGGGTGCTCAGGGGAGGCAGCGACACTCCGGGCTTGCTCTGGCACATGCCAGCTCCCCGCTGTCACCGTCTCCCAGCTCTCCCTTCGAAACCCTTTTTCTGGGGACCCAGGGGACGCGGCCCCACACGCGGAGGGCTGTGGCCTGCTCCGCAGGAGGTTCAAGTGGGGCATCCCACTCCCCTGATGCCCTCTGTGGGGTGTCCCAGCCGTCCCCAAGCAGCAGTGACAGTTCCCTCTGTGGCCGAGATCCCCATGTGTCGCCGCGCTGGTTACCATGGTGTCACCATCCCAACGTCCGCGGGGGACGTTCCACAGCCACCCCTGCCTCCCAggcggggagctgctctggggccagCCCCGCCATGGCGTCTGCCCCTCCGTTCGTCTGTCCCCGTGCCAAGCTGCGGTCCCTGCCATGGGGCTCGCCCGCCGCGGGGCTGGCCACCGTCACCCCCTCGGCGAAGGCACACGCCAGGGGAAGCGCCGACCTCATGAACTTCTACGCCACGAGCTACGCGGTGGCCTATGGTAGGGGGTCCCGAAGGCCTCCCCTACAGCCGGGGGGGGCTCATTCACAGGGCTGAGCCGCCTCTCCCCCCTGTCACCCAGGCCAGTCGCGTTTCCGTCCCTGCCTCGGCCGCCACACTGTCACCGGCTACGTGTCCAACAACCGCTGGGACATGTCCTGCCTGCTCCATGCTGCAGAGGG CCACTGCCAGGACGCCGCCAGGTCTACCACCGCCGAGCACTTCCAGCCTCTCATGCTCCCCGACGGCCGGAGCCTCCTGCCCCGGCACGTCCACCAGCCAGGGAGCGGGTACCTCCAGGCGTCCTCCCTTTCCTGCCTCCGTACCGGGACG GTAACGCCatggctggctgtggggctgtgtgcaggcagggctggggacagggctggggacaggggggctccctccctgccccatctgcCCCCCCCAGATGTCCTGCAGAAGACAACCGTCGGCACCAAGGAGCAGTCGGGCTTCACCAGGGCCACCCCAAGGAGTGACAGCGTCCTGCCGGGCCAGCCC CTGGCCGTTAGCGTCACCGCGACCGATTACCTGCCCTCTGTGCGCAGCCAC GGCGTCGAGACGCTGCCGGCGCTGCCGACGGGCTCCGAGCGAGGCAGCGGATTCAGCCGGGAGGTGCCGAGCTGCCTGGCGACGGTG GGCTTGCCCGCCGTGGGCCACCCCCTCCCGCTCGTCTCCCAAGGGCTGAGGGCACCCCGAGTGACACAGGCCAGCCTGCTGGGACAGCAGGTTGTCGGCAGGATG GAGCCATCGGGGTTCACCACTAACCACAACCAGTACGTCCCACCCGTGTCCCCCGCGGCGCCAG CCCAGTGCTGGGGGGGTCCAACCTGGACGGCGAGACCCACGGGGGGCATCCAGCCCCAGCGCCCCAGCGGCTTCAGCACCAACAACCACCCCATCGGGCTGGGGGACATCGTCGGCCACCCCCCCTCGCCGGTAGCCCCCAGTTCTttggggacaacccccccccaatCCCTGGGAGCACACGGAAAAAATAAAGCCTGA
- the TMEM216 gene encoding transmembrane protein 216, giving the protein MAPRSRQRSSAPLQVLLFLNGWYSATYFLLEAFVFVYKVLLLPYPFTNLVLDVVLLFLYLGTEATRIFFGSKGNLCQRKVPLSISLALTVPAAVMATYYLLLQTYALRLEAILSAILLLFYAVELLLGVLLLVSFSSVDSY; this is encoded by the exons ATGGCGCCCAGGA GCCGCCAGCGCTCCTCGGCGCCGCTTCAGGTCCTGCTTTTCCTCAACGGCTGGTACAGCGCTACCTACTTCCTCCTGGAGGCCTTCGTCTTCGTGTACAAAG tgctgctgctgccctaCCCCTTCACCAACCTGGTGCTGGACGTGGTGCTGCTCTTCCTCTACCTTGGCACTGAGGCCACCCGCATCTTCTTCG GGTCCaagggcaacctgtgccagcggaAGGTGCCGCTCTCCATCAGCCTGGCCCTGACCGTCCCGGCAGCCGTGATGGCGACCTATTACCTGCTGCTGCAGACCTATGCCCTGCGTCTGGAAGCCATCCTCAgcgccatcctcctcctcttctatgccgtggagctgctgctgggcgTCCTCCTGCTGGTCTCCTTTTCCAG CGTGGATTCGTACTGA
- the SDHAF2 gene encoding succinate dehydrogenase assembly factor 2, mitochondrial isoform X2 has protein sequence MAAAWLCSLPGRALCRRVLGPVCLQRGYRGDSPKDSGKDVLEIPLPPWQERPDEPLETKRARLLYESRKRGMLENCILLSLFAKENLHRMSEQQLNLYDRLINEPSNDWDIYYWATEAKPTPAEFENDVMAMLREFAKNKKREQRLRQPDLEYLFEPSC, from the exons ATGGCGGCGGCctgg ctctgctccctgcccggCCGGGCTCTGTGCCGGCGCGTTTTGGGGCCAGTGTGCCTGCAGCGTGGCTACCGTGGGGACTCCCCAAAGGACTCCGGGAAGGACGTGCTGGAGATCCCCTTGCCCCCCTGGCAGGAACGTCCCGATGAGCCGCTGGAGACCAAGAGAGCCCGGCTGCTGTACGAGAGCCGGAAAAGGGGGATGCTGGAGAACTGCATCCTGCTCAG cctctttGCGAAGGAGAACCTGCACCGCATGAGCGAGCAGCAGCTGAACCTCTACGACCGGCTCATCAACGAGCCCAGCAACGACTGGGACATTTACTACTGGGCCACAG aagCGAAGCCCACGCCGGCCGAGTTTGAGAACGACGTGATGGCCATGCTGAGGGAATTTGCCAAGAACAAGAAGAGGGAGCAGAGGCTGCGGCAGCCAGACCTGGAGTACCTCTTTGAGCCATCCTGCTGA